Proteins encoded in a region of the Streptomyces sp. PCS3-D2 genome:
- a CDS encoding helix-turn-helix transcriptional regulator → MAVSPSSSAQQARQALANRLAELCRDAGLTGRDIARLCSWHPSKSSRIMNARTPPSPDDIRAWCQACGSEDQTEDLLASLRTAEGMWVGWRRMERAGLKQAQEARLPLFERTRRFRAYSSWFVPGLIQTYGYTEAVLRAVQRRRVEVDDVADAVAVRMERQRVLYKGDRRFAFLVEESVLRNGLGGAEVQEEQLCHLLTVGSLPSVSLGVVPTRTERSRMPVEGFWIFDTGQVNVELVSGYLTLTQPSEVAAYADTFRELADMAVYGAKARALITSVIQTLR, encoded by the coding sequence ATGGCCGTCTCACCCTCATCAAGCGCACAGCAGGCCCGGCAGGCTCTGGCGAATCGACTTGCTGAGCTGTGCCGGGATGCCGGCCTCACCGGACGGGACATCGCCCGTCTGTGCTCCTGGCATCCGTCCAAGTCGTCACGGATCATGAACGCGCGCACGCCCCCGTCCCCTGACGACATCCGGGCTTGGTGCCAGGCGTGCGGGTCGGAAGATCAGACGGAAGACCTCTTGGCCTCGCTGCGTACCGCCGAAGGCATGTGGGTCGGGTGGCGGCGCATGGAGCGCGCCGGGCTCAAGCAGGCCCAGGAAGCCCGTCTCCCGCTCTTCGAGCGAACCCGCCGGTTCCGCGCGTACTCCTCGTGGTTCGTTCCGGGCCTGATCCAGACCTACGGTTACACGGAAGCCGTCTTGCGCGCGGTCCAGCGCAGACGGGTCGAAGTGGACGACGTTGCCGATGCGGTCGCCGTCCGCATGGAGCGTCAGCGCGTGCTCTACAAGGGTGATCGGCGGTTTGCGTTCCTGGTTGAGGAATCGGTCTTGCGGAACGGGCTCGGTGGGGCGGAGGTACAGGAGGAACAGCTCTGCCACCTCCTCACGGTCGGCTCTTTGCCCAGCGTCAGCCTGGGCGTGGTCCCCACACGAACCGAACGCTCCCGGATGCCGGTGGAAGGGTTCTGGATCTTCGACACCGGACAGGTCAACGTCGAGCTGGTCTCGGGCTACCTCACGCTGACCCAGCCCAGTGAGGTTGCCGCTTACGCGGACACGTTCAGGGAGCTGGCTGACATGGCGGTCTACGGAGCGAAGGCCCGAGCGCTGATCACGAGCGTCATTCAGACCCTGCGGTGA
- a CDS encoding LURP-one-related/scramblase family protein, translated as MKYLVRDKMLAIGDDYWIEDEDGRHAFLVDGKALRFRDTLELKDPDGRILITLRERLFGFRDAMTLERDEQRLAVIRRKRFSLLRNHFRVTLVEGTELDVSGRILDREFKVEYEGELLALVSRQWYRVRETYAVDVVREDADAALLVAVAVCVIRMAEKEREDSPQD; from the coding sequence ATGAAATACCTCGTTCGGGACAAAATGCTTGCCATTGGGGACGACTACTGGATCGAGGACGAGGACGGGCGGCACGCCTTCCTCGTCGACGGGAAGGCACTGCGGTTCCGGGACACGCTGGAGCTGAAGGACCCGGACGGTCGGATCCTGATCACGCTGCGGGAAAGGCTCTTCGGGTTCCGCGACGCGATGACCCTGGAGCGGGACGAGCAGCGGCTCGCGGTGATCCGCAGGAAGCGCTTCTCGCTGCTGCGCAACCACTTCCGGGTGACGCTGGTCGAGGGCACGGAGCTCGATGTGAGCGGGCGGATCCTGGACCGGGAGTTCAAGGTCGAGTACGAGGGCGAGCTGCTCGCGCTGGTCTCCCGGCAGTGGTACCGGGTGCGGGAGACGTACGCGGTGGACGTGGTCCGGGAGGACGCGGACGCGGCGCTGCTGGTCGCGGTCGCGGTGTGCGTGATCCGGATGGCGGAGAAGGAGCGGGAGGACTCCCCGCAGGACTGA
- a CDS encoding acyl-CoA dehydrogenase has translation MGHYKSNLRDIEFNLFEVLGRDQHYGTGPFEEMDTETAKSVLSEIARLAENELAESFADADRNPPVFDPETNTAPVPASFKKSYQAFMDSEYWRLGIPEEIGGTVSPRSLVWAYAELLLGSNPAVWMYSSGPAFAGVLHEEGNEAQKKIAQIAVEKRWGSTMVLTEPDAGSDVGAGRTKAIQQEDGSWHIEGVKRFITSGEHDMEENILHYVLARPEGHGPGTKGLSLFLVPKFHFDWETGELGERNGVYATNVEHKMGLKASNTCEMTFGDQHPAKGWLIGDKHDGIRQMFMIIEFARMMVGTKAIATLSTGYLNALEYAKERVQGPDLANFMDKTAPKVTITHHPDVRRSLMTQKAYAEGMRALVLYTATVQDEIQVKQAAGEDASSLVGLNDLLLPIVKGYGSEKSYEQLAQSLQTFGGSGYLQEYPIEQYIRDAKIDTLYEGTTAIQGQDFFFRKIVRDQGASLNILSETIKKFLAEAVGGEELAGARDALAKAAVDLEAIVGQMIVDLTATGEDVKNIYKVGQNTTRLLMASGDVVVGYLLLKGAAVAAEKLATASAKDVPFYTGKIAAAKFFAAEVLPGVSVQRQLAEAVDNSLMELDEAAF, from the coding sequence ATGGGGCACTACAAGTCGAATCTCCGCGACATCGAGTTCAACCTCTTCGAGGTGCTCGGCCGCGACCAGCACTACGGCACCGGTCCGTTCGAGGAGATGGACACCGAGACCGCCAAGAGCGTCCTGTCCGAGATAGCCCGCCTCGCCGAGAACGAGCTGGCCGAGTCCTTCGCGGACGCCGACCGCAACCCGCCCGTCTTCGACCCGGAGACCAACACGGCGCCGGTCCCGGCCTCCTTCAAGAAGAGCTACCAGGCCTTCATGGACTCCGAGTACTGGCGTCTGGGCATCCCGGAGGAGATCGGCGGCACCGTCTCCCCGCGCTCCCTCGTCTGGGCCTACGCGGAGCTCCTGCTCGGCTCGAACCCGGCCGTGTGGATGTACTCCTCCGGCCCGGCCTTCGCCGGCGTCCTCCACGAGGAGGGCAACGAGGCGCAGAAGAAGATCGCCCAGATCGCCGTCGAGAAGCGCTGGGGCTCCACCATGGTCCTCACCGAGCCGGACGCCGGTTCGGACGTGGGCGCCGGCCGCACCAAGGCCATCCAGCAGGAGGACGGCTCCTGGCACATCGAGGGCGTGAAGCGCTTCATCACCTCCGGTGAGCACGACATGGAGGAGAACATCCTCCACTACGTCCTCGCCCGCCCCGAGGGCCACGGCCCCGGCACCAAGGGCCTGTCCCTCTTCCTCGTCCCGAAGTTCCACTTCGACTGGGAGACCGGCGAGCTGGGCGAGCGCAACGGCGTCTACGCCACGAACGTCGAGCACAAGATGGGCCTCAAGGCCTCCAACACGTGCGAGATGACCTTCGGCGACCAGCACCCCGCCAAGGGCTGGCTGATCGGCGACAAGCACGACGGCATCCGCCAGATGTTCATGATCATCGAGTTCGCCCGCATGATGGTCGGCACGAAGGCCATCGCGACGCTCTCGACGGGCTACCTGAACGCCCTGGAGTACGCCAAGGAGCGCGTGCAGGGCCCGGACCTGGCGAACTTCATGGACAAGACCGCGCCCAAGGTCACCATCACCCACCACCCCGACGTGCGCCGCTCGCTGATGACGCAGAAGGCGTACGCCGAGGGCATGCGCGCCCTCGTCCTCTACACCGCGACCGTCCAGGACGAGATCCAGGTCAAGCAGGCCGCGGGCGAGGACGCCTCCTCCCTCGTCGGCCTGAACGACCTGCTCCTGCCGATCGTCAAGGGCTACGGCTCGGAGAAGTCCTACGAGCAGCTCGCACAGTCCCTGCAGACCTTCGGCGGCTCCGGCTACCTGCAGGAGTACCCGATCGAGCAGTACATCCGCGACGCCAAGATCGACACCCTGTACGAGGGCACCACGGCCATCCAGGGCCAGGACTTCTTCTTCCGGAAGATCGTCCGCGACCAGGGCGCCTCGCTGAACATCCTCTCCGAGACGATCAAGAAGTTCCTGGCCGAGGCCGTCGGGGGCGAGGAGCTGGCCGGCGCCCGCGACGCGCTCGCCAAGGCCGCCGTGGACCTGGAGGCCATCGTCGGCCAGATGATCGTCGACCTCACCGCCACCGGCGAGGACGTCAAGAACATCTACAAGGTCGGCCAGAACACCACCCGCCTGCTGATGGCCTCCGGCGATGTGGTCGTCGGATACCTCCTGCTCAAGGGCGCCGCCGTGGCCGCCGAGAAGCTCGCGACGGCCTCCGCCAAGGACGTCCCCTTCTACACCGGCAAGATCGCCGCCGCGAAGTTCTTCGCCGCCGAGGTCCTCCCGGGCGTCTCCGTCCAGCGCCAGCTGGCCGAGGCCGTCGACAACTCCCTGATGGAGCTCGACGAGGCCGCCTTCTAA
- a CDS encoding NHL domain-containing thioredoxin family protein: MNDAASAPTPAPAPRRARVRAPELIGKGGWINTGGKDLKLADFRGRTLILDFWTFCCINCLHVLDELRELEEKHSDTVVIVGVHSPKFVHEADHAAVVDAVERYEVHHPVLDDPELATWKQYAVRAWPTLVVIDPEGYIVAQHAGEGHAHAIAKLVEELEAEHQAKGTLRRGDGPYVAPEPVASDLRFPGKALLLPSGNLLVSDSTRHQLVELAADGESVVRRIGSGERGFTGDSFSEPQGLALLPDGRRVVVADTVNHALRVLDLETGAVERVAGTGRQWWQGSPTSGPALEVDLSSPWDVAWWQGKVWIAMAGVHQLWTWDPAEGTVEVAAGTTNEGLHDGPAAEAWFAQPSGLAAAGDRLWIADSETSALRYVHATDSGYAVTSAVGTGLFDFGHRDGDAAQALLQHPLGVTALPDGSVAVCDTYNHALRRYDPATGQVSTLATDLREPSDAVLVGEDIVVVESARHRLTRLRLPEEAVRVDAVAHRTQRAATEVAPGTLRLDVVFRAPSGQKLDTRYGPSTRLLVSSTPPELLTSGEGAGTDLFRELELNPDLTEGVLHVSAMAASCDDDPANEYPACHVHQQDWGVPVRVTADGAARLPLVLAGMDEEG; the protein is encoded by the coding sequence ATGAACGATGCTGCCTCGGCGCCCACCCCTGCGCCCGCACCCCGCCGTGCCCGTGTCCGTGCCCCCGAGCTGATCGGCAAGGGTGGATGGATCAACACCGGCGGCAAAGATCTGAAGCTGGCCGACTTCCGAGGTCGCACATTGATCCTCGATTTTTGGACCTTCTGCTGCATCAACTGCCTGCACGTCCTCGACGAGCTGCGCGAGCTGGAGGAGAAGCACAGCGACACCGTCGTGATCGTCGGCGTGCACTCGCCGAAGTTCGTGCACGAGGCCGACCACGCGGCCGTCGTCGACGCCGTCGAGCGCTACGAGGTGCACCACCCCGTCCTGGACGACCCCGAGCTCGCCACCTGGAAGCAGTACGCCGTGCGCGCGTGGCCCACGCTCGTCGTGATCGACCCCGAGGGGTACATCGTCGCCCAGCACGCCGGCGAGGGGCATGCGCACGCCATCGCGAAGCTGGTCGAGGAGCTGGAGGCCGAGCACCAGGCCAAGGGCACCCTGCGGCGCGGGGACGGGCCGTACGTGGCGCCCGAGCCCGTCGCGAGCGACCTGCGCTTCCCCGGGAAGGCGCTGCTCCTGCCCAGCGGGAACCTGCTGGTCTCGGACTCGACGCGGCACCAGCTGGTCGAGTTGGCCGCCGACGGGGAGAGCGTCGTACGCCGCATCGGCAGCGGCGAGCGCGGCTTCACCGGGGACAGCTTCAGCGAGCCGCAGGGGCTGGCGCTGCTGCCCGACGGGCGGCGGGTGGTCGTCGCCGACACCGTCAACCACGCGCTGCGCGTCCTCGACCTGGAGACCGGGGCGGTCGAGAGGGTCGCCGGCACCGGACGGCAGTGGTGGCAGGGCTCGCCGACCTCCGGCCCGGCCCTTGAGGTGGATCTGTCCTCGCCGTGGGACGTGGCCTGGTGGCAGGGCAAGGTGTGGATCGCCATGGCCGGTGTCCACCAGTTGTGGACCTGGGACCCGGCGGAGGGGACCGTCGAGGTGGCCGCCGGCACCACCAACGAGGGGCTGCACGACGGGCCGGCCGCGGAGGCCTGGTTCGCCCAGCCGTCCGGGCTCGCCGCCGCCGGGGACCGGCTGTGGATCGCCGACTCCGAGACCAGCGCCCTGCGCTATGTGCACGCCACCGACTCCGGCTACGCCGTCACGTCCGCCGTCGGCACCGGCCTGTTCGACTTCGGGCACCGGGACGGGGACGCGGCCCAGGCCCTGCTCCAGCACCCGCTCGGGGTGACGGCCCTGCCGGACGGCTCGGTCGCGGTGTGCGACACCTACAACCACGCGCTGCGCCGCTACGACCCGGCTACCGGGCAGGTCTCGACCCTGGCGACCGACCTGCGCGAGCCCAGCGATGCCGTCCTGGTCGGAGAGGACATCGTGGTCGTCGAGTCCGCGCGGCACCGCCTGACCCGGCTGCGGCTCCCGGAGGAGGCGGTACGGGTGGACGCGGTCGCCCACCGCACCCAGCGGGCCGCCACCGAGGTGGCGCCCGGCACGCTGCGCCTCGACGTGGTCTTCCGGGCCCCGAGCGGGCAGAAGCTCGATACCCGCTACGGGCCCTCCACCCGCCTGCTGGTCTCCTCGACCCCGCCCGAGCTGCTGACGTCGGGGGAGGGCGCGGGGACCGACCTGTTCCGGGAACTGGAGCTGAACCCCGACCTCACCGAGGGCGTGCTGCACGTCTCGGCGATGGCGGCGTCCTGCGACGACGACCCGGCCAACGAGTACCCGGCCTGCCACGTCCACCAGCAGGACTGGGGCGTGCCCGTCCGGGTCACGGCCGACGGCGCCGCCCGGCTCCCCCTCGTCCTGGCCGGGATGGACGAGGAGGGCTGA
- a CDS encoding M18 family aminopeptidase, producing MSSPARFDRGHTDDLMTFLTASPTPYHAVANAAERLEKAGFRQLSETDAWDSGSGGRFVLRGGALIAWYVPEGASAHTPFRIVGAHTDSPNLRVKPLPDMGSQGWRQIAVEIYGGTLLNTWLDRDLGLAGRLTLHDGTERLVNIDRALLRVPQLAVHLDRSVNSDGLKLDKQRHMQPIWGLGDPHEGDLIAFLEEEEGLEHGSVAGWDLMVHSIEPPAYLGRDRELVAGPRMDNLLSVHAGVAALAAVSGAQKLDHIPVLAAFDHEENGSQSDTGADGPLLGNVLERSVFARGGTYEDRARAFAGTICLSSDTGHAVHPNYGERHDPTHHPRANAGPILKVNVNQRYATDGSGRAVFAAACQRAGVPWQTFVSNNAMPCGTTIGPITAARHGIQTVDIGVAILSMHSARELCGADDPYLLANALVAFLES from the coding sequence ATGAGCTCTCCCGCCCGCTTCGACCGCGGCCACACCGACGATCTGATGACCTTCCTGACGGCCAGTCCGACGCCGTACCACGCCGTGGCCAACGCGGCCGAGCGGCTGGAGAAGGCCGGCTTCAGGCAGCTGTCGGAGACGGACGCATGGGACTCGGGCAGCGGAGGCAGGTTCGTGCTCCGCGGCGGCGCGCTCATCGCCTGGTACGTCCCCGAAGGCGCCTCGGCACACACCCCGTTCCGCATCGTCGGCGCCCACACCGACTCACCGAACCTGCGGGTCAAGCCCCTCCCCGACATGGGCTCGCAGGGCTGGCGGCAGATCGCGGTCGAGATCTACGGCGGCACCCTGCTCAACACCTGGCTGGACCGGGACCTGGGCCTGGCCGGACGGCTGACACTGCACGACGGCACCGAGCGACTCGTGAACATCGACCGGGCGCTGCTGCGCGTGCCCCAACTGGCCGTGCACCTGGACCGATCGGTGAACAGCGACGGCCTCAAGCTCGACAAGCAGCGGCACATGCAGCCGATCTGGGGTCTGGGCGATCCGCACGAGGGCGACCTCATCGCCTTCCTGGAGGAGGAAGAGGGCCTGGAACACGGCTCGGTGGCCGGCTGGGACCTGATGGTCCACTCGATCGAGCCGCCCGCCTACCTGGGCCGGGACCGCGAACTCGTGGCCGGCCCCCGGATGGACAACCTGCTGTCCGTACACGCCGGGGTCGCCGCGCTCGCCGCCGTCTCCGGTGCGCAGAAGCTCGACCACATCCCCGTGCTGGCCGCCTTCGACCACGAGGAGAACGGCTCGCAGTCGGACACCGGCGCGGACGGCCCGCTGCTGGGGAACGTGCTGGAACGTTCAGTCTTCGCCCGCGGGGGTACCTACGAGGACCGCGCCCGAGCCTTCGCCGGCACCATCTGCCTGTCCTCCGACACCGGGCACGCCGTGCACCCCAACTACGGTGAGCGACACGACCCGACGCACCACCCGCGTGCCAATGCCGGCCCGATCCTGAAGGTCAACGTCAACCAGCGGTACGCCACCGACGGCAGCGGGCGCGCGGTGTTCGCCGCCGCGTGCCAGCGCGCCGGCGTCCCGTGGCAGACCTTCGTCTCCAACAACGCGATGCCGTGCGGCACGACGATCGGCCCGATCACGGCCGCCCGCCACGGCATCCAGACCGTGGACATCGGCGTCGCGATCCTCTCGATGCACAGCGCGCGCGAACTGTGCGGCGCGGACGACCCCTACCTCCTGGCCAACGCCCTGGTCGCCTTCCTGGAGAGCTGA
- a CDS encoding recombinase family protein, which yields MHQHITADLYLRLSLDREGKTAIDRQEADCRAWAERNGLTVRKVHIDRGRSGYKNVSRKGFDAAITAATAGVVGVLIVWKLDRLSRKGIGEVGKALDDIGRVGGRLVSVMDGLDTKNDSARVTIAMLAELARNESRNLGMRVGNAKRYLRQRGQWIGGQPPYGLLVDPETKKLVHDPETAVYARLIADEALSGKALVHIARLLNEHGVESARGGEWNSSSVMQLLRSPAFAGLMPQTEYEEQPDGTRKYMNRVSPYRDPKTLETVSIGEGIITVGERELILRQLEARTFPLAGKRHGHKQGKSLLTGIARCGLCGARMSKAGTSYQCSSHRMGRGCSGVSVRVESIDDYVTRAFLSRLPSLEPQDPLLAVIADRWVQREDPEVFAKRDAIEAEIADEGARLADLEEARYVRGEFTGADAIDRYNRLAGRLRTRIEGLRADLLRMPTPSVDISPLLDAGLLREAWEADDAAGRRERLGLAIDRVEVRRGRVGVRFDGDERCRIVWASRDGVGEEPAGDEVTK from the coding sequence GTGCACCAACACATCACTGCTGACCTGTACTTGCGCCTGTCCCTTGACCGGGAAGGCAAGACCGCGATCGACCGGCAGGAAGCCGACTGCCGTGCGTGGGCGGAGCGCAACGGACTGACCGTCCGCAAGGTCCACATCGACCGTGGACGTTCCGGTTACAAGAACGTCAGCCGCAAGGGGTTCGATGCGGCGATCACAGCAGCCACGGCCGGCGTCGTGGGCGTTCTGATCGTCTGGAAGCTCGACCGCCTGTCCCGCAAGGGCATCGGCGAGGTGGGCAAGGCGCTGGACGACATAGGCCGGGTCGGCGGACGGCTGGTCTCCGTCATGGACGGCCTCGACACGAAGAACGACAGCGCCCGGGTCACCATCGCGATGCTGGCGGAACTGGCGCGCAACGAGTCCCGCAACCTTGGGATGCGCGTCGGCAACGCCAAGCGGTACCTACGGCAGCGGGGCCAGTGGATCGGCGGACAGCCGCCTTACGGGCTGCTGGTGGACCCGGAGACGAAGAAGCTCGTCCACGACCCCGAGACCGCCGTCTACGCCCGCCTGATCGCCGACGAAGCACTGTCCGGGAAGGCCCTCGTCCACATCGCCCGACTGCTGAACGAGCACGGGGTGGAGTCGGCCCGCGGAGGCGAGTGGAACTCGTCCAGTGTCATGCAGCTCCTTCGCTCACCGGCCTTCGCCGGACTCATGCCGCAGACCGAGTACGAGGAGCAGCCGGACGGGACCCGCAAGTACATGAACCGGGTCTCCCCCTACCGGGACCCAAAGACGCTGGAGACCGTGAGCATCGGTGAGGGGATCATCACGGTCGGGGAGCGTGAGCTCATCCTCCGCCAGCTCGAAGCGCGCACGTTTCCTCTGGCGGGGAAGCGGCACGGTCACAAGCAAGGGAAGTCGCTGCTCACCGGGATAGCGCGCTGTGGGCTCTGTGGGGCCCGGATGAGCAAGGCCGGCACGTCGTACCAGTGCTCCAGCCACCGGATGGGGCGAGGATGCTCCGGCGTCTCGGTTCGGGTGGAGAGCATCGACGACTACGTAACCCGGGCATTCCTCTCACGCCTGCCGTCCCTGGAGCCCCAGGACCCGCTGCTCGCCGTGATCGCCGATCGCTGGGTACAGAGGGAGGACCCGGAGGTTTTCGCGAAGCGGGACGCGATCGAGGCGGAGATCGCGGACGAGGGGGCCCGTCTGGCGGACCTGGAGGAGGCCAGGTACGTCCGTGGCGAGTTCACCGGCGCAGACGCGATCGACCGGTACAACCGGCTCGCCGGACGACTTCGTACCCGGATCGAGGGGCTGCGCGCGGACCTACTGCGGATGCCGACCCCTTCCGTGGACATCTCTCCTCTCCTGGATGCGGGCCTGCTTCGTGAAGCTTGGGAAGCCGACGATGCGGCCGGAAGACGTGAGCGCCTTGGCCTCGCAATCGATCGAGTGGAAGTCCGGCGAGGCAGGGTGGGCGTGAGGTTCGACGGCGACGAGCGCTGCCGGATCGTCTGGGCGTCGAGAGACGGTGTTGGGGAGGAGCCGGCGGGTGACGAAGTGACGAAATGA
- a CDS encoding DUF4240 domain-containing protein, whose product MDQQTFWQLIETARADAAAAPTAGTGEAESAVARRAAELLAARPQAEVAAAQQVLWDLLAESYRSPLWAAAYMINGGCSDDGFDYFRGWLLTQGRAVFDAAVADPDSLAEHPAVREAAAEGLELWDEEALSIAWTAYESATGRELPAESFTIGYPPLDPAWDFDFDDDAELATRLPRLSALFGPA is encoded by the coding sequence ATGGACCAGCAGACGTTCTGGCAGTTGATCGAGACGGCCCGCGCGGACGCGGCGGCGGCGCCGACGGCGGGCACGGGCGAAGCGGAGAGCGCGGTGGCGCGGCGCGCCGCGGAGCTGCTCGCGGCGCGCCCGCAGGCGGAGGTGGCCGCGGCCCAGCAGGTGCTGTGGGACCTGCTCGCGGAGTCCTACCGCAGCCCGCTCTGGGCAGCGGCCTACATGATCAACGGCGGCTGCTCGGACGACGGTTTCGACTACTTCCGCGGCTGGCTCCTCACGCAGGGCCGGGCGGTCTTCGACGCCGCCGTGGCCGACCCGGACTCCCTCGCGGAGCACCCGGCGGTCCGGGAGGCGGCGGCGGAGGGCCTGGAGCTGTGGGACGAGGAGGCCCTCTCCATCGCGTGGACCGCGTACGAGAGCGCCACGGGCCGCGAGCTCCCGGCGGAGTCCTTCACGATCGGCTACCCGCCTCTGGATCCCGCCTGGGACTTCGACTTCGACGACGATGCCGAACTGGCAACCAGGCTGCCGCGCCTGAGCGCCCTGTTCGGGCCGGCGTAG
- a CDS encoding DUF6879 family protein, whose product MQPPARHALARAKHSAVHLELRDSYMLGDPEFIAWQQGKRLDPADRSSWWGGWHDAVSEATARGVVVRRLRIVSEPISDYVRYEYDCTFTNIAAGELVRWLPRRQTTDLALPGTDFWLFDSTQALFHHFTGNGQLDQDGREYTDEPERVKLCAVAFEAAWQRAVPHEQYRPR is encoded by the coding sequence GTGCAGCCACCCGCCCGTCATGCACTCGCACGAGCAAAGCACTCGGCGGTGCACCTTGAGTTGCGTGACAGCTACATGCTCGGTGATCCCGAGTTCATCGCGTGGCAGCAGGGGAAGCGCCTCGACCCCGCTGACCGGTCTTCGTGGTGGGGCGGCTGGCACGATGCGGTAAGCGAAGCGACGGCCCGAGGGGTCGTGGTCCGGCGGCTTCGGATCGTGTCGGAGCCGATCAGCGACTACGTGCGGTACGAGTACGACTGCACCTTCACGAACATCGCGGCGGGCGAACTGGTCCGGTGGCTGCCACGGCGGCAGACGACGGACTTGGCCTTGCCGGGTACCGATTTCTGGCTGTTCGACAGCACGCAGGCGCTGTTCCACCACTTCACCGGGAACGGGCAGCTCGACCAGGACGGGCGGGAGTACACGGACGAGCCCGAGCGGGTGAAGCTGTGCGCCGTTGCGTTCGAAGCAGCCTGGCAACGGGCCGTCCCGCACGAGCAGTACCGACCGCGCTGA
- a CDS encoding helix-turn-helix transcriptional regulator: MPARKDPDASANVPSFYGAELRYKREAAGLTLDQLAEGSFRGVPFLSQIERGERRMPLDLARHVDARLGTDGFFERRCEDARRARQSGHAEYFADVAEMEPFAETIEEWAPMLVPGLLQTPAYARAISRAAMPRAADETIEKLVAARMGRAKLFGGECPPDFWAVLDESVIRRPALPSAQMAELLEHIAAVVRRTRSILQVVPETTAAHALMMGMAKLMTFPDAPPVVYVESLHSGQLIDFPALVKEYRRSYDLLRAAALPPEASLALLDAAAEDYRHGKQRN, translated from the coding sequence GTGCCGGCTCGCAAGGACCCGGACGCATCGGCGAACGTGCCGTCGTTCTACGGAGCGGAACTCCGCTACAAGCGGGAGGCCGCCGGGCTCACGCTCGACCAGCTGGCCGAGGGCAGCTTCAGGGGCGTGCCGTTCCTGAGCCAGATCGAGCGCGGGGAGCGGCGGATGCCGCTGGACCTGGCCCGGCACGTGGACGCGCGGCTGGGGACGGACGGGTTCTTCGAGCGCCGCTGTGAGGACGCGCGCCGCGCGAGGCAGTCGGGCCACGCCGAGTACTTCGCGGACGTGGCGGAGATGGAGCCGTTCGCCGAGACCATCGAGGAGTGGGCCCCGATGCTCGTACCGGGGCTGCTCCAGACCCCCGCCTACGCACGGGCGATCAGCCGTGCCGCCATGCCCCGGGCGGCCGACGAGACGATCGAGAAGCTGGTGGCCGCCCGGATGGGGCGGGCGAAGCTCTTCGGCGGAGAGTGCCCGCCCGACTTCTGGGCCGTGCTGGACGAGTCGGTGATCCGCCGCCCGGCCCTGCCATCCGCGCAGATGGCGGAGTTGCTGGAGCACATCGCGGCCGTGGTCCGCCGGACCAGGTCCATTCTGCAAGTCGTCCCGGAAACGACCGCCGCCCACGCCCTCATGATGGGGATGGCGAAGCTGATGACCTTCCCGGACGCGCCGCCCGTGGTCTACGTGGAGAGCCTGCACAGCGGCCAACTCATCGACTTTCCGGCCCTCGTGAAGGAGTACCGCAGGTCCTACGATCTGTTGAGGGCCGCCGCTTTGCCGCCGGAGGCGTCCCTGGCCCTCCTCGACGCCGCGGCAGAGGATTACCGACATGGCAAGCAGCGGAACTGA
- a CDS encoding ATP-binding protein: MNELIIRLLATPQAAPVLRHAVREHLGPEGHPDAELCVTELLANVVRHLGEGTPVTLRISGRATRTRVELTDPAPAARPVRREAAGDEESGRGLALLDALAARWGVTQGHGTKTVWCELDPGHSRLGRVAVITGG, translated from the coding sequence GTGAACGAACTCATCATCCGGCTGCTCGCTACGCCCCAGGCGGCCCCCGTGCTGCGGCACGCCGTGCGCGAGCACCTCGGGCCCGAGGGGCACCCCGACGCCGAGCTGTGCGTCACCGAGCTGCTGGCCAACGTCGTCCGCCACCTCGGCGAGGGCACGCCCGTCACCCTGCGGATCAGCGGAAGGGCAACCCGTACGCGGGTCGAGCTCACCGATCCCGCACCGGCGGCCCGGCCCGTACGACGGGAGGCTGCCGGGGACGAGGAGTCCGGGCGCGGGCTCGCCCTGCTCGACGCCCTGGCCGCGCGATGGGGGGTCACGCAGGGGCACGGCACCAAGACGGTGTGGTGCGAGCTTGACCCTGGTCACAGTCGACTCGGAAGGGTTGCCGTTATTACCGGCGGGTAG